Within the Pseudarthrobacter sp. W1I19 genome, the region TCGTCGCCCTGACGCTCCTGGGGATGCTGCCCATGTACCGGCGGGTGGCCAAGGAAAGCCCGCACGGGCAGGGATCGGTGGCCATGCTCGAACGGCTCCTGCCCTTCTGGCGGGGCAAGGTTTTTGTGCTGGTCCTGCTTGGCTTCGTGGCCACCTCTTGGATCATCACCATCACCCTCTCGGCGGCCGACGCCACCGTGCACCTGCTCGAGAACCCGTACCTGCCGCCTTTCCTGGAAGGCCAGGCAGTGGGCATTACCGTCTTTTTCCTCCTGGTGCTCGGCGCCGTTTTCCTGATGGGCTTTTCCGAAGCCGTCGCCGTCGCAATTCCATTGGTGGCCGTGTTCCTGGTGATGAACGCGATCATCATCGGGGCCGGCATCGCCGAGGTCCTCGCAACTCCAGGGGCGCTCGGAACGTGGACCGACGCCCTGGCCTCCTCCGGCGGCGGACCGGGCGGAATCGTGGGTCCCGCCCTGATGGCCTTCCCGCTGCTGGTCCTGGGACTCTCCGGCTTCGAGACCGGCGTCAGCATGATGCCCCTTGTTGCCTCTAAAGGCGCCACCCCTGAGGAAAAGCTGGCCGGCCGGGTGGGCAATACGCGCAGGCTGCTGACGACGGCGGCACTCATCATGAGCGTCTACCTGCTGGGCAGCAGCTTCGTCACCACCGTCCTGATCCCGGCCGAGGAGTTCCAGGCCGGGGGAGAGGCCAACGGCCGCGCCCTGGCATACCTGGCCCACGAGCATCTCGGCAACGGGTTCGGGTCCGTCTATGACGTGAGCAGCATCCTCATCCTGTGGTTCGCCGGCGCCTCCGCCATGGCCGGCCTGATCAACATCGTCCCGCGGTACCTGCCCTCCTACGGCATGGCCCCGGACTGGTCCCGCGCCGTCCGTCCCGTGGTGCTCGTCTACACCGCCATCAGCATCCTGATCACCATCGGTTTCAACGCCGACGTAAACGCCCAGGCCGGCGCCTACGCCACCGGCATCCTGGCCATGATGGTTTCCGGCGCCATCGCCGTCACCATCTCCGCCCTCCGCCGCAAACAGCGGGCCGCCGCCGTGGGCTTCACCGTGCTCACCCTGGTGATGCTCTACGCCCTGGCGGCCAACGTCATCGAAAAACCGGACGGCCTGGCCATCTCCGGGTTCTTCATCCTGGGCATCGTGGCAGTCTCGCTCGTCTCCCGCATCAGCCGCACCACCGAGCTGCGGGTGGACAGGATCGAGTTCGACGACGGCGCGCGCCGCTTCATCAGCGACACCCTGGACTACGACGGCCGGATCAACCTCATCGCCAACCGGCCGCAGGCGTGCAACGCCGCCGAGTACGCGGACAAGGAAGCAGTACAGCGGGAGAACAACCCCGTGCCCGGAACGGCTGATGTCATTTTCCTGGAAATCGAGATCACGGACCCGTCAGAGTTCAGCGACACGTTGCAGGTCCGCGGGGTTGAAGTGGCAGGCCACCGGGTCCTGCGCGCGCAGAGCCCTGCTGCACCCAATGCCATCGCCGCCATTCTCCTGGCCCTGCGCGACGGCACGGGCGTCAAGCCGCATGCCTACTTTGAATGGTCCGAAGGGAACCCCCTGGCCCACCTCATGCGCTACCTGCTTCTGGGGCGCGGTGACACCGCCCCGGTGGTCCGGGAAATCATCCGCGAGAACGAACCGGACCCGGCCGTGCGGCCGGGCATCCACGTGGGATGAGCCTCAGGAGGAGCGTGTCGCCGTCGGGACCTGCAACGACAGGGCCGGATGCCGCCAGCGTGGCCGCCGTCCAGAAGATGCTGCGGGACGCCAGGAACGAAAAGGATGGCGGGAAGGCACACTTCGTCCGCAGGATCCTGACCCACCCGGTCAGGGCCGTTCCGTTCGCCTTCCTGATAGTCATCATCATCGGGGCGGCAGTGCTGATGCTTCCCGTCTCACGCACCGACCCGGACACGGGTGCTTTTATGGACGCCTTGTTCACCTCGGTCTCGGCGGTCTGCGTCACGGGCCTGGTCACCGTGGACACGGCAACATTCTGGACCCCGTTCGGGCATGTGGTCATCCTGGCTCTCATCCAGGTGGGCGGTTTCGGCATCATGACGCTGGCCACCCTCCTGGCGTTGCTGGTCCGCAAGAGCATCGGCCTGCGCGGCCAGCTCGTGGCCCAGACGGAAACCCACACCCTGAACCTTGGCGACGTCCGGGCAGTGCTGCTCCGGGTAGCGAAAATCATGCTGACGTTCGAGGCCGCAACGGCCGCGGTCCTCACACTGCGGTTCTGGATCGCGTATGACCAAAACCCCGGCACCGCCCTCTGGCACGGGACCTTCCACGCCATCTCCGCCTTTAACAACGCCGGCTTCTCGGTCTACAGCAACAACCTCATCGGCTTCGCCGAAGACCCCTGGATCATCACCCCCATTTGCCTGGCCATCATCGCCGGCGGGCTCGGCTTCCCGGTGATCATCCAGCTCAGCCGCGGCGAGACCAAACCCCGGAACTGGACGGTACACCTGCGCCTGACCATCTACGGCACGCTGTTCCTCCTGATCGCCGGGATGGCGCTGTTCGCGGCGTTTGAGTGGAACCGGAACGAAACCCTCGGCCCGCTCTCCTTCACCGGCAAGATCCTGGGCTCCTTCGCCGGCAGCGTTTTCCCCCGCACCGCCGGGTTCAACAGCATCGATTACGGCCTCGCAGCCCCGGAAACGCTCATGGTCACCAACATCCTGATGTTCATCGGGGGCGGCAGTGCCGGAACCGCCGGCGGCATCAAGATCACCACTTTCCTGGTGCTGGGCTTCGCCATCTGGAACGAGGTCCGGGGCCGCGACCAGGTGACCATCGCCCACCGCTCCGTCAGCTCCTCCTCCCAGCGCCAGGCTTTGTCTGTGGCGCTGCTGGGGGTTGCCGCCGTGGTCATCGGAACCATGCTGCTGCTCATCTTCACCGATTACAGCCTGGAGAAGGTCCTGTTCGAGTCCATTTCCGCGTTCGGCACCGTGGGTATGAGCACCGGCATCACCTACAACCTGCCCCCGTCCGCGGAGTGGGTGCTGATGGCGCTCATGTTCACTGGAAGGATCGGCACTGTGACCGTGGCGTCCGCCCTGGCCCTTTCGGCACGCCCGCGCCTGTACCGCCTCCCGGAGGAACGCCCCATCATCGGGTAGGGGCAAGCGGTGGCCGGTCCCAGGATTCCCCGGCCTGCCGCGGCTAATATCTGAGGCAACACAAAGCAACCTCCACCACTTCAAGGCCGTTAATGACAGCCTTGGCCATTCGGTGGGGGATGAGCCACTGCCCTCGCGGCAAAACTGCTGGAGATCCTCAAGACGCCGATCCGGATCGAGGACCTGGAAATAGTTACCTCCGGAGCTGGTGACGATGGTGGAAGGCGCACTGCAGCTGCGGGACATTGATCCCTCACACTTGCTGCTGGAAATCACCGAAACGGCCCTGATGGCGGACCCCGACGCTGCACTTGAGTCGCTGACGGCCCTCAGGAACCTCGGTGTCAACCTCGCCGTGGACGATTTTGGGACGGGCTACTCAAGCCTGACGTACCTGAAGAAGTTCCCCATCGACGAACTGAAGATCGACAGGCCCTTTATCAACGGGCTTGGATCGGACTCCGGAGATTCGGCGATCGTGGGCAGCTGCATTGACCTGGCCCATGCGGTGGGTATCCGGGCGGTTGCCGAAGGCGTGGAGACGTCAGGGCAGGTGCAGACGCTCAGAGCGATGGGCTGCGACCTTGCGCAGGGCTGCCATTTTGCCCGCCCGCTGCCTCCCCCAGCCCTGAAGGAGTGGCTGGACGCCCACGGTGACGGCGAACCCGCCATCGCATAAAAGGTTTCCACCGGACTGGGAGTGCGGCTACCCGTCTATTCGGATACGGCTGCACTTCCAGTCGGTGGAAAGTCTAAAAGAGAGAAGAAAGTGTGCGGCCGGCACCACTGGCCCGATCAGGGGGCGCTGCGGGTGCCTTGGCCATAAGGCTTATGCGGCGAGCAGTTCCGGCCGCGAGGTGGTATCTCGCCGTCGCGGTGCCAGGACACTGATATCGCACGGCTTCTGGTACGGATCGATAAGTGCCGGCAGATGATGGGTCTGGGAGCACGCCTGCAGCTGCTCCAATGCCTCGTCATCCACCACAGCATGGGAGACATCCAACTCCAGGTACAAGCCCTGTCTGATGGAATTGGCGCGCTTGGCCACAACATAAAGCGCATTCACGCTGTGCACGGTGATGTGCCCCTTTGCAATCACCAGTGCTTTCGCGTGGTCGAGATCTACACGGACAACGATGTTGAGCTTGGAGTTCAAAATGTAAAGCCTTCCCCGGCATTGGCTGCGACGCTGCAGCTTCTTGCATTGGCCTGTTTCTTAAGCCTCAATCAGAGTAGGGGGTGAATGTGATCCACGCAACAGTTACCGATTTATTACACCGAATGTAGATGCTGATGTTGTGACGCCGAAGGGCCGGACCGGAACGATCCTCACCTCCTCGCGCCGCAACCGGCGGCACCCGTGCCGCCGGCCGCCGTCGTACTTTTCCGCCCAATGCTTCCAGGCCCGGGCTCACACCGACTCGGGAAGCCTTCCTGTTAATACAGAGACCGGGGCTGCAGACCAGCGCTCGCGCTCTGGCTCGTAGGAGATCACCACGGCGGCGTCGATTTCACGCGCTTCGTCCATGGCCAGCAGCAGGGCGTCTTCAACGTGCCGGGCGTATTCGAGCCGATCGGCCAGCGAGCCCTGCAGGTCGCTGTCATCAATCAGGACATGGCCCTTGCCGTCCACGATAACCTTCAGCGAATACCCCTGGTCCTCATGGAGGGACCCCCGGGTGGACGAAATTTCGGTGACATAGTCTGCCCGGACCAACCCGTTGCCGAGCGTACGGATCCACACTTCACCCATGAAATGAACCTCCCCTTTGGTTGTGGGCGCGCATCAGCACCCATAAGGCAAACGCTAGTCCTTTGCAAGGGTTTTGTGACCCCCAAACCGGCTCCTTTCTGCCCTTGCTGCCGAATCGAATTACTGGCCGCACTGTCAGGGTCTAGCGTGCAGTGGTAGGGCCCCGGTGCCGAGATTCCGGAGGGACCCGCTCAGCTCGTTACTTCCGCGGGCTTGCACTAGACAACTGACAGAGCTGCCGGAAGTTAGCACTAATGCTTCAAGCTGCCCCTGGTTTCGGGTGTATGCGCCGTTTGTATACGAATCGGCGTGTAGGACACATGAGGTTGGCGCCGCACCCGGATCCGAGTCAAAATAGACGGCTTCGGCTGTGTGTGCCTGGTCGCAGCTGACGTTCCTCTCCGAGAAACGGTCCCAGCACTGCCGGAGAGCCGCGTGGTCGCTTCTTAACAAGCCGTTTTGGATCTTGCTGGACAACCCGGCAGGCAGGACGACGGTACAGCCGTTCGATGTTTCCGAGGGGATTAGGTCGCCGCGAAGGACGTCCCGGGTTAGGACTCCGCCCGCATAGGTCACCAGAGCGGGAAGGTCGCACGGTCCGGAGGCTGCGATAAGTTCAGAAAAGTGAGGACGATCGCAGGACATTTCTGTTCCTGCCTCGTCTAGGCACGCGCCGGCTTTTGTCCCCTCAACCTCTGGCGGTGATACTCCCAGGCCATTCGGCGCTCTAGTATCATTGACGCTCGGCGCGAGCGTTGAGTTTGTGGGAGAAGGTTCGAGCCAGGGTCTAAACCCCAAGTCTGTGACGATGAAGCTGGCTATCGCTGCCACCGCGGCCAGGAACAACACGCCGCTCGCAATTATGCCCCAGTAGTGTCGCCACCAACGTGATCTGGGAGGCCTCGCGGGAGGTGCCGGAATGGTCACTTCAGCAGTAGTTCCGTTCAGCTACTTCACTTTGATATCGGAAAGTACGGCCAACACTGACTTGGCATCGGAGCTGTCACTTTGCTCAATCTCAAGCTCGATTTGCAGGGCGTTGATTCCGTCCACGGGAACCGAGATGGTCTGTATGGTGTTGAAGGGCACTTTCTGCACCTCAAGTTGCTTGTCGTTTCCGACGACCTTTACGAGCAGTTTCTTGCCCGAGGACTCAGAATCGTTGGCCTGACCGACATTGAATGTCAAGGTGTCCCTGAACCTGTTAGCCAAGCGCAGTTCAAGCACTCGCCTACTAGTAGACCCGTAGTGGTTCGTTTCAGTAGCTATCCCACTTATATTCGCTTTGTCAGCAACATCAAAGCGCTTTTCCATCCAATAACTCTCCGGTTTGAAAAAGTCCGCGAGTGAAAGAGGGGTATCGGCCTTTTCGGTGTTCAGGGTTGAAGATGACGGGGGAACCGAAGTTGCATCAGCGGTTGGGCTAGCGGCTCCTGTTCCCGTTGGCGTCGGACTTGCGCTTACCGACTGAGTGGCTGTTGGCGAAGCTGACACAACTGCTGGCGAAGCCGATGTGCCTTCTTGCGCACTCGGAGCAGAGCATGATGTAAGCGCAAACGCTGCTGTTGCGGCTGTGGCTCCGGCAAAAAACCTTCTTACGTTCACGATCCCACCGGTTCTTTCTCTTTTCGGCATTCTGCTGTCCTGCTAAAGGGCTTGAAGCGAGACGGCCACCTGTTTTGGGAATCCTAACCCAATCTCCTCGCAATTCTTCGATGTGTCGCGAAGGCCGTGAGAGATGTGATTCCGCCATCGAAAAATCTTCTTGCTGCCGGCCGCCCTAGGATAAATCTGATGACTTCCCCGGATGACTCCCAGCCCTTCAGCCTGCGCAGCATCGCCGTGGCCGCTTTCGGCCCCACGTTGCTGTTCGGAATCGGGCAGGGCGCCATCCTTCCGGTGGTGGCACTGACTGCGCGCGGGCTTGGCGCTTCGGTGGCCCTCGCGGCGCTGATCGTCACGCTGATCGGACTGGGCTCGTGGTTCTTCAACCTGCCCGCCTCCCTGGTGACGCTGAAGTTCGGCGAACGCTGGGCCATTGTGGGCGCCGCAGTGGCTGCCGGCCTGGCCCTGGCCGCTGCCGGGCTGTCCTCGCTTATCCCCAATGGACTGTGGCTGCTGGCGGTGGCGATGGCCGTCGTCGGAATGTCCGGCGCAGTGTTCGGGTTGGCCCGGCAGAAGTACCTCACCGAGGCCGTGCCCGTGGAGTTCCGGGCGCGGGCGTTGTCCACACTGGGCGGAGTGAACCGGATCGGTGTGTTCATCGGGCCGTTCCTGGGCGCCGGGGTGATGCAGTTCTGGGGCATCGGCGGTGCGTACTGGATAGGGGTGGTGGCCATGGCTGCGGCTGCCTTGCTGTCCCTCACCATCCCCGACCTGGAGCTGGCTGGAACGTCCGACGGCGGGCACAAGGGTCCGGAGCCCACCCTCCGTAACGTCGCTGTGTCCCACGCGAAGGTGTTCCTAAGCGTGGGCGCGGGCATCCTGCTGCTGAGCGCGCTGCGCTCCTCACGCCAGGTGGTGATCCCGCTGTGGGCGGACAACCTGGGCATGGATGCCAGTTCCGCTTCGTTGATCTACGGTCTGTCCGGGGCCATCGACATGCTGGTGTTTTATCCGGCCGGGAAGCTGATGGACCGGAAGGGCCGGCAGTTTGTGGCAGTTCCGTCCACGCTGCTGATGGGGCTGGCCCTGCTGCTGATTCCGCTGACCGGGTCCTTTACCGGGCTGTTGCTCGCGGCGCTCCTGATCGGGTTCGGGAACGGGATCAGTTCCGGGCTGGTGATGACGTTGGGTGCTGATTTCTCTCCGGACCGCGGGCGCGGGCAGTTCCTGGGGCTGTGGCGGTTCATGGCGGATGCCGGGTCCACGGGCGGCCCGGTGCTCCTCTCCGCGGTGACGGCCCTGGCCTCCCTGGGCGCGGGGATCTCAGCCACCGGCATCCTGGGGTTTGCGGCGGCGGCCGTGTTCGCCGTCGTGATTCCCCGCCTGAAGCACCGCCGGAACTACTAAACCTCCACTTGAGCCATCAGCTTTGGTCCCCAAACCGCCCGGTTGGGGACCAAAAGTGATAGGGCAACGGGGTGCGGGCGCTATCCTCAACAGATGAGTGAAACGGGGATGCCCGCTCGGATCAGCCCCCTGCAGAAGGGCATGTGGTGGCTGCAGGACTACGTCTATGCCGCCATCTGCCAGGCCCAGGGCACGGTGTCCCGGGTGCAGCCGGGTTCCTTCCACAAAGGCCACCTCAACCCCGTGCTGATTATTCCGGGTGTCTACGAAAACTGGCAGTTCATGATGCCGCTCATCCGGTCCATCCATGATGCCGGCCACCCCGTCCACGTGGTCACGGTGCTGCAGCGGAACAAACTGGACGTTCCCGCAGCCGCACGGATGGTGGCGCAGCACCTGGAGGAAGCGGGCCTGCGTGATGCTGCCATCGTGGCGCACAGCAAGGGCGGCCTGATCGGTAAATACGCCATGCTGAACCTGGACCCCGAGCATCGGATCGAGCGGATGATCGCTGTGTGCACACCGTTTTCCGGCTCCCGTTATGCCCGCTACATGCTGCTGCCCAGCCTGCGGATCTTCTCCCCGCGCAACGCCCTGACGCTGCAGCTGGCGCGGGAGGAGACCATCAACAGCCGGATCACATCCATCTACGGCCCGTTCGATCCGCACATCCCCGAGGGGAGCATCCTGCCAGGTGCCACCAACATCGAGTTGCCCGCCGCAGGGCACTTCCGGATCCTGGGTGAGCCGGAAACGGCCCGGATCATCGTGGAGCAGCTGAGCCTTCCGGCCTAGGCTGCGGACGCCGGGCTTTCCCGGCTGACCTTTTAGGCTGTTGGTGAGCAACCGAAAGGAGAAGCGCGGTGACGTCCCCTGGCTCACATCGGGCTGTTCCGGAAGAGCCGGACCACTCACGTTCCAGCAGCCCCGTGGTCCGCCGGCAAAGCAGATGGGCCACCGTCCTGGCGGTCCTGCAGCGGCTGCTGTACCTGGTGGTGACCATCGCCGTGGGCTGGGCGGTCTACTATTTCTTGCTCGCCCGCCTGTCACGCGGCCCGGAGCAGGCGTGGGTTTTCCTGCCGGTCTGGCTGATCCTGGCCTACGCGCTGCTGCCGCGCGTCCACAAGATCCTCAGCAGCCTGTACATTCCGGACTACTTCATCGGGCGGACAAGGACGGGCGACGGCGTCCTGGGCGACCCCGTTAACCTCGCCGTGGTGGGTCCCAGGGAGGAGTTGCGCCAGGCCATGATGACGGCGGGCTGGGTGGAGGCTGATCCAATCACGCCCGGCACCGCCTGGCGTACACTGACGTCGACCGTGCTGGGGCGCAGCTATCCGGCCGCTCCGGTAAGTTCGCTCTACGTATTCGGCAACAAGCAGGACCTCGCCTTCCAGCGCGAAATCGAGGGAAATCCGCGGAAGCGGCACCACGTGCGGTTCTGGAAATGCCCGCCGGGGTGGCGGCTCCCGGGCGGCCTCGCCGTGGACTGGGTGGGCGCCGGAACCTACGACCGGAGCGTGGGGCTGTCACTGTTCACCTTCCAGATCACCCATAAGATCGCCGACCGCACGGATGAGGAACGGGACTTCATCATCGAAACGCTCCGCACCGCCAACGCCGTGGAATCCATCCACATCATCCTCAACTACTCCAGCGGTTACCACCACCGCAACGGGGGCGGTGACGCCATCCGCACCGACGGGCACCTGCCGATCATCGACCTGCACCCGCCGGAGCGGTTGCGCAAATCCTCATAGCCAGGCAAACGCCACCGGGGGCTGCTTACTCAGCGTTGAACGAGTTGCTGGTATCCCCGGCCAAGGTGCCGCTGCTTGCGCTCAGCGTGCAGCCGGCTGCCTTTCCGGCAATCTGCAGGTCCGGGAAGACCGCCACTCCCGCAGAAGCGGATACGGTGAGCGTGCCCTTGATGGTGCAGGTGGACGTGAGCGTGACCTGGGCCGAACCGTCAGCCGGATTGCCAAAGGCATCGAGGAACCGGACCGTTACGGTGGGTGTTATCAGTGCATTTTTCAGGACCACCGCAGGAACGGCATCAAACTTCAGTTTGCCGGCCGGGGCTGCTGTGATGGTTGCGCTGACCGCAGCCGGAGCGGTCAGGCCCGGCGCCGTGGCCGTGACTGTTGCCGCGCCAACTTTGGTATCGCCGTAGAAGAACGACGCCTCCGAAGACCCCGCCGGGATGGTCACTGTAGTGACCTTTGCCCCGTTGGCCGTTGCGGCGAAGAATCCTGTCGCTGCGGAGGTGGTCATGGAGACTGTGGCGGTTCCCGCCGTCACCCCGTTTCCGTAGGCGTCCTGGCGCTGCAGGGTGACCGGGCCGATCAGGGCGGCGCTCGATGCAGGTCCAGTAACGGTGTTTCCGGAGGTGAGGACGAGCTTGTTCGCGGCCGCTGGGGTGACCTCGAAACTGCTGCTGACGGCTCCGGAATATCCGGTGCTGGAAGCAGCCAGGGAATAGCCGCTTCCCGATTTGTTAATGGACATGCCGGTGAAGGTGGCGATGCCGGACAAGCTGGTGGTGGTTGTCACCGTGCCGGACAGCGTTCCGCCGCCGGCGTTGCTGGCGAAACCGATTGTCACCGGCACACCTGCCACCGGCAGGCCCAGCAGGGTCTTGGCCTGCACGCTGACAGAGATGGTGGCCGTGCCGGCTGTGATGCTCGCAGCCGGCTGCGACGTGAACGCCAGGACGCTCACGCTGCTGACTGTTACATTTCCGCTCGCGGTGCTGGCGGCAGTCCAAGAGCGGTAAACCGCCGTGATCATGTATCGGTGTGTCCCCTCCGGTACAGAAGTGTCCGTGCAGGAGGTGGAGGCGATAGGTGCCGAAGGACTCGAACCGCAAGCAGCAATGGCTGTGGTGCCGGTAAGCCGCGTGACATAGTAGCCCGTGGGAACGATCGCACCGGTGGAAGCAGTCCAGCTGACGGCAACGCTGGAATTGCTGGCGGCCGGCACCGACACATTGGTGGGCGGAAGCAGCGTGGCGACTGCCGCCGTCGTACTTCCTGTTCCGCTGGCGCGCCAGTAGGCGGACGCCGGAACGGCGCCCACAAGGGTGGCAACGATGAGGACGACAACGGCCAAGGCCAGTGGACGAACCATCGGAAAAAACAAAACCAGCTCCCGCCGAAGCCGGGGGGTGGCTTCGGGGGAGCTGGCGACTGTGGGCACGGGAACCTTCCAAAAAGTCGAGCTTGCAGCAGTTAGGCGGACTTCATCACCATCGGGCTATGAAGCTGACGTACTGTTCCAGGAAGGGGAATCCCTGCCCTCTTCAGCTGGCCGAGAAGTGCAGGGGCACCGCAGCGCCCTTGCAGCCGTCCTGGTTGACGCCGGGGCGGTCGATCATCTGAAGGGTTACGGTGCCGGTCACGGCGGCGTTGGCCGCGATCTCGGTGGGCGTGAAGGCCGGCGTGCCGACTACGAAGTCCGCTGCGGAGCATCCGGGGACGGCGGTCCAGGCCGCACCGTCCGTGCCGGCGACCGTCACAACAACGTTGCTGAGTTTCTGGACGCCGGTGCCGGGGTTGGTCACCGTGAAGGTGGCCGTCTTAGTGGGACCGTTGGGGGAGAGTGGGTTCCCCGTAATCGTGCTGGTAATGGTGAAGTTGGTGGCGGTGCCGGCGGCGGTGGAGGTGTCGTGCGTGCCGGTAGCGCTCCAGTAGGCAAAGGCGGCTCCGCCGCCGATGGCTACCAGTGCAACTGTGGTGCCGATGATGCGCTTTCTACGTCCTGCAACCTTGCCCATGATGTGCCCCTAATAAGTGTGTGCGGTGTTCCGCTGAGACCCTGTGAGCCTTAGCGGCTCCGATAGGAACAGCTTGGTGGAGCAGCCTCAAATTACACACGGGTAATCACTCAAGGTTCTGTCAATAGTTCATCGTCGTTTCCGCAGGTCAATCTCATCCTTCCCGGGGGAAGCTGGAAGGGACTGTTCCCGCAGACCCACGTGTGCCAGTCTGTGTTGAGGGGGCCCTTTACCGGTGGCAGGAGGACGGAAATGAGGATCGCCTCAGGCCAGTTCAGTGCCGGCAAGGTACCCCGGAACAACCTCCAGCAGATCGCCCGGTTGATGGAAGCTGCCGCCCTTGGCAACGCGGACCTGCTGGTTCTTCCGGAGTCCAGCCTCTACGCCAGCGCCGAACCAGCCACCGTCCTGGCCGTTGTGGCGGAGCCCCTGGACGGCCCATTTATCAGCGGTATCGCAACGCTCGCCAAGAACCTCAGGCTGCCCGTCGTCGTGGGCACCACCGAGGCCAATCCCGGCGGCCTGCCCTTCAACACCCTGGTGGCACTCGACGCCGCCGGCGCCATCCAGGGCACGTACCGCAAAGTCCACCTCTACGACGCCTTCGGCTACCGCGAAAGTGACGGCACCAGCCAGGGCTCCATTGAGGTGCCTTCCCTGCTCTCCTACGGCCAGCTGCGCCTGGGCATGCTCACCTGCTACGACCTGAGGTTTCCGGAAAGCGCCCGCTACCTGGTGGACGCCGGAGCCAACGTCCTGCTGTTGCCCGCCATGTGGATCGCCGGGCCGGGCAAAGAAGACCACTTTTACACCCTCCTGCGTGCCCGGGCCATCGAGAACACCTCGTATGTGGTGGCGGCAAACCAGTGCGGACCGCTGGCCACCGCCTACTCCCTGGTGGTGGATCCTTTCGGGGTGGTGATCGCCAACGCCGGTGAGGCGCCAGGCCTGATTTTTGCGGAGCTTGAACCCGAACGGATCGCGGCGGTCCGTACCCGCGTTCCCTCCCTGCGGAACCGCCGTTTCCGGGTGGTCCCTGCTGAAGAGGAGTGAGCCGGAAAGTGTGATCGTCTTGACACTTGGAATTGACACTGGCGAAACATTCCGGGCCTGCATGGGCCATAAAATTGGAGTCAGTAATTCTTCCTGGAGGGACCTCAGTGCACACCACCGACGCCGCGATGAAACCTGTCATCGGACTCACCACCTACCTTGAGCAGGCAGGCACTGATGGTTGCGGCACGGTCAGGGCAGCTTTCCTTCCCGAGACGTACCTGAAACCGATCATCGCCGCAGGCGGCATGCCCATCCTTCTGCCGCCGCAGCCTGTGATGGCAGGCATGGTTGAACTGCTGGTCAGCAGGCTCGACGGCCTGGTGGTACCCGGTGGCTGGGACGTCAACCCGGCCCTCTACGGCCAGGAAGCACACCCCGCAACCGATGCGCCCCACCCCGGGCGGGACGCCTGGGAGCAGGCACTCATCCAGGAAGCCATCCGGCAGGACGTTCCGCTGCTGTGCATCTGCCGTGGTGAGCAGCTGCTGAACGTGACGCTCGGCGGCAGCCTCCACCAGCACCTGCCCGATGTCATCGGCAGCGGCCACTACCAGCCGGGCGGCTATACCTTCAACCGCATCCCGGTGGAGATCAAGGCCGGTTCCCGCCTGGAACAGCTGATCGGATCCAACCCCGGGCCTGTGCCGGTCTCGCACCACCAGGCGGTGGACAAACTGGGCGAGGGCCTCACCGCCGCCGCCTGGAGCGAGGACCAGGTGGTGGAGGCCATCGAACGCCCTGCGAGCACCTTCGCCATGGGCATCCAGTGGCACCCGGAGGAGTTGCCGGAGGACTTCGGACTGTTTCGCGGTTTTATCGAAGCAGCCCGCGGGAAGTTCCTGTCCCGGCTGGTCCCGGCCACGCCGCCGCCGTCGTCCGTCTCCGCCGGGATCAATGCCAGCATGGCCGGGCCCACGCTCGGCTGACCCGCAAGCTAACCCTCTAAAAGCAAGAAACCGCCCCAAAGCAGCACGTCAAAGTGCGCCTTTCGGGGCGGTTTCTTGCGTTGCAGCTTGCCCGGGATAAATAAGCATGCTTAGTATGTTTTAGACACTGAAGTTAAGCCAAAGCTTCATGGGTTTTGATCCAGGAGCGAATGATGGCTGATTTCCTTATCGTTTTTCCTCCTGCCCCCCGACCAGCCCCG harbors:
- a CDS encoding LssY C-terminal domain-containing protein gives rise to the protein MTSPGSHRAVPEEPDHSRSSSPVVRRQSRWATVLAVLQRLLYLVVTIAVGWAVYYFLLARLSRGPEQAWVFLPVWLILAYALLPRVHKILSSLYIPDYFIGRTRTGDGVLGDPVNLAVVGPREELRQAMMTAGWVEADPITPGTAWRTLTSTVLGRSYPAAPVSSLYVFGNKQDLAFQREIEGNPRKRHHVRFWKCPPGWRLPGGLAVDWVGAGTYDRSVGLSLFTFQITHKIADRTDEERDFIIETLRTANAVESIHIILNYSSGYHHRNGGGDAIRTDGHLPIIDLHPPERLRKSS
- a CDS encoding carbon-nitrogen hydrolase family protein, with product MRIASGQFSAGKVPRNNLQQIARLMEAAALGNADLLVLPESSLYASAEPATVLAVVAEPLDGPFISGIATLAKNLRLPVVVGTTEANPGGLPFNTLVALDAAGAIQGTYRKVHLYDAFGYRESDGTSQGSIEVPSLLSYGQLRLGMLTCYDLRFPESARYLVDAGANVLLLPAMWIAGPGKEDHFYTLLRARAIENTSYVVAANQCGPLATAYSLVVDPFGVVIANAGEAPGLIFAELEPERIAAVRTRVPSLRNRRFRVVPAEEE
- a CDS encoding gamma-glutamyl-gamma-aminobutyrate hydrolase family protein, with the translated sequence MHTTDAAMKPVIGLTTYLEQAGTDGCGTVRAAFLPETYLKPIIAAGGMPILLPPQPVMAGMVELLVSRLDGLVVPGGWDVNPALYGQEAHPATDAPHPGRDAWEQALIQEAIRQDVPLLCICRGEQLLNVTLGGSLHQHLPDVIGSGHYQPGGYTFNRIPVEIKAGSRLEQLIGSNPGPVPVSHHQAVDKLGEGLTAAAWSEDQVVEAIERPASTFAMGIQWHPEELPEDFGLFRGFIEAARGKFLSRLVPATPPPSSVSAGINASMAGPTLG